From the Deltaproteobacteria bacterium HGW-Deltaproteobacteria-4 genome, one window contains:
- a CDS encoding ferredoxin, producing the protein MKNFHYLKNVTTLQLQEELCIGCGRCLEVCPHQVFILQKKKAAISLRDDCMECGACQLNCPVAAISVDAGVGCATGLINDWLREHNLRAPGGDCCS; encoded by the coding sequence ATGAAAAACTTTCACTATTTAAAGAATGTGACGACCCTGCAGCTGCAGGAAGAACTCTGCATCGGCTGCGGTCGCTGTCTGGAAGTCTGCCCGCATCAGGTCTTTATTCTGCAAAAAAAGAAGGCGGCCATCTCCCTTCGCGACGACTGCATGGAGTGCGGCGCCTGCCAGCTAAACTGTCCGGTGGCGGCAATCTCCGTTGACGCCGGGGTCGGCTGTGCCACCGGTCTGATCAATGACTGGCTGCGTGAACATAATCTGCGCGCTCCCGGTGGCGACTGTTGTTCCTGA
- a CDS encoding 4Fe-4S ferredoxin, translating to MQQEDPPVLITANCTGCGRCVAACPLHALTLVTERADGFGRKTAIVNTQRCSGCGLCLPACPHHALCLI from the coding sequence GTGCAGCAAGAAGATCCCCCCGTCCTGATCACCGCGAACTGCACCGGCTGTGGCCGTTGTGTCGCCGCCTGCCCCCTCCACGCACTCACCCTCGTGACAGAACGCGCCGACGGATTTGGGCGTAAAACCGCTATCGTTAATACGCAGCGCTGTTCCGGCTGCGGCCTCTGCCTCCCCGCCTGCCCGCATCACG
- a CDS encoding GNAT family N-acetyltransferase has protein sequence MNSEPVEIKERVRIREMTIDDLSEVFHLGEKLFTSEYSPSMYRTWDEYEITTLFNSDNELCMVAEQEDEIIGFALGTTVKKSHSAWKYGYFVWLGVKKGIQKSGAGAKLFREIKRRMIEQGVRMMLIDTDADNEAGINFFKKQGFGNIQEHVYMSLNLSKKSKPKKEKSE, from the coding sequence ATGAACAGTGAACCAGTTGAAATAAAAGAACGCGTCCGCATTCGCGAGATGACGATTGACGATCTTTCCGAGGTCTTTCATCTCGGTGAAAAGCTCTTTACCTCCGAGTATTCGCCGAGTATGTATCGCACCTGGGACGAGTATGAAATCACCACCCTCTTCAACTCCGACAATGAACTCTGCATGGTCGCCGAACAGGAGGATGAAATCATCGGCTTCGCCCTCGGCACGACGGTGAAGAAGTCTCATTCAGCCTGGAAGTACGGCTACTTCGTCTGGCTCGGGGTGAAGAAGGGGATCCAGAAGAGCGGCGCCGGCGCCAAGCTCTTTCGCGAGATCAAGCGGCGGATGATCGAGCAGGGGGTGCGGATGATGCTCATCGATACTGATGCCGATAACGAGGCCGGTATTAACTTCTTTAAAAAACAGGGCTTCGGCAATATCCAGGAGCATGTCTACATGAGTCTCAATCTCTCGAAAAAAAGTAAGCCGAAGAAGGAGAAGTCGGAATGA
- a CDS encoding methyl-accepting chemotaxis protein, producing MKLRNKFILLLVVCLSAALLATIFVLKQVRDEAARQAMIAQESRLKTFWSLLRDKGEDFSLIDGELRAGEYVTNNNFELPDKIREIFGGTATIFMGDTRVSTNILKDDGSRALGTKLQGAAYNAVFKEGRSYRGETEILGIPYYTAYDPIRNRRGETIGALYVGVKKSDFFAAYEALRNKLVTVAAVNVTIFALLSLFLVSRALRTLNRLTVAAQSVADGDLDVQVPVESQDEIGILANTFNTMTSVVFKGMQLELGKTNRMVTNIKDAIQQLSSSGSEIMAISAQQSAGATQQATAVQQAMTTAEEIAVTARQVAENAIQVETQAQNANSAGNKSSIAVENALQGMGTLKEQIMTVAEAMVGLGANSQQIGGIVNIIDEISAQTNLLSLNAAIEAAGAGEAGKRFSIVANEVKRLAERTAEATKQIKGLIEQIQRATNTTIILTEEGTKGVDAAHLLVTRVADELHAILGLVKETTSAAREIKYSTQQQTSASEELASTIVEVRDVAAQVASSAEETSQAIMELTSLAERLKNMMEEELQEKGKAKTQAGARMMERILLQAIASGKLTPGDLFDENYQPIPGTNPQKFHNRFDSFCDATLTNKQDEFLSDSQVAFAILIDRNGYVPTHNSRYTQPLTGDYDKDLKGNRTKRLFNDKVGIAAASNEKEILVQVYNRDTGERIWDISSPIYIQGRHWGAFRIGYTM from the coding sequence ATGAAGTTGCGTAATAAATTTATCCTGCTCCTTGTCGTCTGTTTGTCAGCAGCCCTGCTGGCGACAATCTTTGTTTTAAAACAGGTCAGGGACGAAGCAGCGCGCCAGGCGATGATTGCTCAGGAAAGTCGGCTCAAGACTTTCTGGTCCCTGCTGCGCGACAAAGGTGAAGATTTTTCCTTGATCGACGGTGAATTGCGGGCGGGTGAGTATGTTACCAATAACAATTTCGAGCTTCCTGACAAGATTCGGGAGATCTTCGGCGGGACGGCAACGATCTTTATGGGCGACACCCGGGTCAGCACCAATATCCTCAAGGATGACGGCAGCCGGGCGCTTGGCACCAAACTACAAGGTGCTGCCTATAACGCTGTCTTCAAAGAAGGACGCTCTTATCGCGGCGAAACGGAGATTCTCGGAATTCCTTATTACACTGCCTACGACCCGATCCGCAACCGTCGAGGAGAGACGATCGGCGCCCTCTATGTCGGGGTCAAAAAGAGTGATTTTTTTGCCGCTTATGAAGCCCTGCGCAATAAACTGGTGACTGTCGCCGCGGTCAATGTGACGATCTTTGCCCTGCTATCCCTCTTTCTGGTCAGTCGCGCACTGCGCACCCTCAATCGCCTGACCGTAGCAGCGCAGAGCGTTGCTGACGGCGATCTTGACGTCCAGGTGCCAGTAGAAAGCCAGGATGAAATAGGGATCCTCGCCAATACTTTTAACACCATGACTTCCGTCGTCTTCAAGGGGATGCAGCTTGAGCTCGGCAAAACCAACCGCATGGTCACCAATATCAAAGACGCCATCCAGCAACTCTCCAGCAGTGGCAGCGAGATCATGGCGATCTCAGCCCAGCAGTCCGCCGGTGCGACCCAGCAGGCAACCGCTGTGCAGCAGGCAATGACGACCGCCGAAGAGATTGCCGTCACGGCCCGGCAGGTAGCGGAGAATGCGATTCAGGTCGAGACCCAGGCCCAGAACGCCAATAGCGCCGGGAACAAGAGCAGTATCGCTGTCGAAAACGCTTTACAAGGGATGGGGACGCTCAAGGAGCAAATCATGACCGTCGCCGAAGCGATGGTCGGACTCGGTGCAAACTCCCAACAGATCGGCGGCATCGTCAATATCATCGATGAAATCTCCGCGCAGACAAACTTGCTCTCCCTGAATGCCGCCATCGAGGCGGCTGGCGCCGGCGAGGCGGGGAAACGCTTTAGCATCGTTGCTAACGAAGTCAAACGCCTGGCTGAACGTACCGCCGAAGCGACCAAGCAGATCAAGGGATTGATCGAGCAGATTCAACGCGCCACCAATACCACTATCATCCTCACCGAAGAAGGGACCAAGGGAGTCGATGCCGCCCATCTTCTGGTCACGCGAGTAGCCGATGAATTGCACGCGATCCTCGGCCTGGTCAAAGAGACGACATCAGCGGCACGGGAGATCAAATATTCGACGCAACAGCAGACCAGTGCCAGCGAAGAGTTGGCCTCGACCATTGTCGAAGTGCGCGATGTCGCTGCCCAGGTTGCCTCCAGCGCCGAGGAGACCTCCCAGGCGATCATGGAGTTGACCTCTCTGGCTGAACGGCTGAAGAATATGATGGAGGAGGAGTTACAGGAAAAAGGGAAGGCCAAGACACAGGCCGGGGCACGGATGATGGAACGGATTCTGCTCCAGGCGATAGCCAGCGGCAAACTGACACCGGGAGACCTCTTTGACGAAAATTATCAGCCGATTCCCGGCACCAATCCACAGAAATTCCACAACCGCTTCGACAGCTTCTGCGATGCGACGTTGACCAATAAACAGGATGAATTCCTCAGCGACAGCCAGGTCGCTTTTGCTATTCTCATTGACCGCAACGGCTACGTGCCGACCCATAACAGCCGTTATACTCAGCCTTTAACCGGCGATTACGACAAAGACCTGAAAGGAAATCGCACCAAACGCCTCTTCAACGACAAGGTCGGGATCGCGGCCGCCAGCAACGAAAAGGAGATTCTGGTCCAGGTCTATAATCGCGATACCGGCGAAAGAATCTGGGATATTTCCTCGCCAATTTACATTCAAGGACGCCACTGGGGTGCATTTCGGATCGGCTATACGATGTAA
- a CDS encoding MFS transporter, with amino-acid sequence MNRTTAAKITESPEPSQRSALRVLVGGILGMMVAMGIGRFAFTPILPLMQRDLGISYSLAGSLASLSYAGYLAGALLCALWPRVLRSTLVNVSALGVCIVATLGMGLTNSAFGWCALRLVTGFASAILFVVIAVEVSEILVRSRHSRWASALYGGIGLGIAMSGAIVPLLDWLGGWRAAWLGMGMLSVLLAMGGITLAGKSRGAIEVPDGATPTGGNLVGITRLASAYFLEGMGYIVSATFLVTMIAHTPGLERFAPWSWVVVGLAAAPSTIIWQQIACRIGVRPALTLAFLLQACGIVLSSVATHAFSTALAAVIFGGTFLGIVALTMAEGGRRAGIQGRRAAAILTVCFGAGQVVGPPLAGLLADQQGSFMLPLLLAGAVVALGGVLVATDGNFSTKQP; translated from the coding sequence ATGAACAGAACGACAGCAGCGAAAATAACCGAATCGCCGGAACCGTCGCAACGCTCCGCCCTGCGGGTTCTTGTTGGCGGGATCCTCGGCATGATGGTGGCGATGGGGATCGGTCGCTTTGCCTTTACGCCGATTCTTCCGTTGATGCAGCGCGATCTGGGGATCAGCTACAGTCTGGCCGGAAGCCTTGCCTCTCTCAGCTATGCAGGGTATCTGGCCGGGGCGCTGCTCTGCGCTCTGTGGCCCCGCGTGCTCCGGAGCACGCTCGTCAACGTCTCTGCCCTGGGGGTCTGTATTGTCGCAACTCTGGGGATGGGATTGACCAACTCGGCCTTCGGGTGGTGCGCCTTACGGCTGGTCACGGGGTTTGCCAGTGCCATCCTGTTTGTGGTCATAGCTGTCGAAGTATCGGAAATCCTTGTCCGCAGCCGGCACAGCCGCTGGGCGAGCGCCCTTTACGGCGGGATCGGGCTGGGCATCGCCATGAGCGGTGCAATCGTGCCGCTGCTCGATTGGCTGGGCGGTTGGCGTGCTGCTTGGCTGGGCATGGGCATGCTCTCTGTACTCCTGGCCATGGGCGGTATTACACTGGCTGGCAAGAGCCGGGGGGCGATTGAGGTGCCGGATGGAGCGACGCCTACCGGAGGGAATCTTGTCGGCATCACTCGGCTGGCCAGCGCCTATTTCCTGGAAGGGATGGGCTACATTGTCAGCGCCACCTTTTTGGTCACGATGATTGCGCATACGCCAGGGCTGGAGCGCTTTGCTCCCTGGAGCTGGGTGGTGGTGGGGCTCGCCGCGGCGCCTTCGACCATCATCTGGCAGCAGATAGCGTGCAGGATAGGGGTACGTCCGGCTTTAACGCTGGCATTTTTGCTGCAAGCCTGCGGCATCGTCTTGAGCAGCGTCGCAACGCATGCCTTCAGCACTGCATTGGCGGCCGTTATCTTCGGTGGTACCTTCCTCGGGATTGTGGCGTTGACCATGGCTGAAGGGGGCAGACGCGCTGGCATACAAGGACGCCGCGCCGCCGCCATTCTGACCGTCTGTTTCGGGGCGGGTCAGGTGGTCGGTCCGCCCCTGGCCGGGCTGCTGGCCGATCAACAGGGAAGCTTCATGTTGCCGCTCCTGCTGGCCGGCGCCGTGGTGGCGCTGGGTGGTGTACTGGTGGCAACGGACGGTAATTTCTCTACGAAGCAACCATAA
- a CDS encoding ATP-binding protein, translating to MSELLTIAKGTEEIAILPKMANRHGLIAGATGTGKTVTLRVLAEQFSRCGVPVFMADVKGDLSGIAQAGGEHPKVQERVALLQLDDYTTEGFPTVFWDLYGEQGHPVRTTVSEMGPLLFARLFNLNETQSGVLSLVFKIADDQGLLLLDLKDFQEMVRYVGDNATEFRTSYGNISAASIGAIQRSLMTLEEAGGDRFFGEPALDLEDLIQCDGDGRGVINILNANRLMQNPKLYATFLLWLLAELFERLPEAGDPEKPKLVFFFDEAHLLFDNPPRALLDKIEQVVRLIRSKGVGVYFVTQNPLDIPEAILGQLGNRVQHALRAFTPKDQRAVRAAAETFRARPGLDVATAIMELETGEALVSILDRKGAPTPVERALIFPPRSRLTPLTPAEMANVIRTSPLAGHYEKAIDRESAYEKLKARAEAEVVAVTPEPRGRKAAPAAPGGDLLAAAAKSAAHAIGSSLGRQIIRGVLGSLFGGGKKR from the coding sequence ATGAGCGAATTGCTGACCATCGCCAAAGGGACTGAAGAGATTGCCATCCTGCCGAAGATGGCCAACCGCCACGGTCTCATCGCCGGCGCCACCGGTACCGGCAAGACCGTGACTCTGCGTGTTCTCGCCGAACAGTTCAGCCGCTGCGGCGTCCCGGTCTTCATGGCCGACGTCAAGGGAGATTTGAGCGGCATCGCCCAGGCCGGCGGCGAGCATCCCAAAGTCCAGGAAAGGGTTGCCCTTCTCCAACTTGATGATTACACCACCGAAGGATTTCCCACCGTCTTCTGGGATCTTTACGGTGAGCAGGGGCACCCGGTGCGGACAACGGTCTCTGAGATGGGTCCCCTCCTCTTTGCCCGCCTCTTCAATCTCAACGAGACCCAGTCCGGCGTTTTAAGCCTGGTCTTCAAGATCGCTGATGATCAGGGCCTTCTCCTTCTGGACCTCAAAGACTTTCAAGAGATGGTCCGCTATGTCGGGGATAACGCCACAGAGTTTCGCACCAGCTACGGCAACATCTCGGCGGCGAGTATCGGCGCTATCCAACGCAGCCTGATGACTTTAGAAGAAGCGGGGGGCGACCGTTTCTTCGGCGAACCGGCTCTCGATCTTGAAGACCTGATTCAGTGTGATGGCGATGGCCGTGGCGTTATTAATATCCTCAATGCCAACCGCCTGATGCAGAACCCGAAACTTTATGCCACCTTCCTCCTCTGGCTGCTGGCGGAACTCTTTGAACGCCTCCCCGAAGCCGGTGATCCGGAGAAGCCGAAACTCGTCTTCTTCTTCGACGAAGCCCACCTCCTTTTCGACAATCCGCCCCGGGCCCTCCTCGACAAGATCGAGCAGGTGGTGCGGCTGATCCGCTCCAAGGGGGTCGGGGTCTACTTTGTCACTCAGAACCCCCTCGACATCCCCGAAGCCATCCTCGGCCAGCTCGGCAACCGCGTCCAGCACGCCCTGCGCGCCTTTACCCCTAAGGACCAACGCGCCGTACGCGCCGCTGCCGAGACCTTCCGCGCCCGCCCCGGTCTTGATGTGGCCACCGCCATCATGGAACTGGAGACCGGCGAAGCGCTGGTCTCGATCCTTGATCGCAAAGGGGCGCCGACCCCGGTCGAGCGCGCCCTCATCTTCCCGCCGCGCAGCCGATTGACACCCCTCACCCCGGCCGAAATGGCCAATGTCATCCGCACCTCACCCCTGGCCGGCCATTATGAAAAGGCGATCGATCGCGAATCCGCCTACGAAAAACTCAAAGCCCGCGCCGAAGCCGAAGTTGTCGCCGTCACCCCGGAACCGCGCGGCCGCAAGGCAGCTCCGGCAGCTCCCGGCGGCGACCTCCTCGCCGCTGCTGCCAAAAGCGCCGCACACGCCATCGGCAGCTCCCTCGGCCGGCAGATTATCCGCGGCGTGCTCGGTTCCTTATTCGGTGGTGGAAAAAAACGTTAA
- a CDS encoding GGDEF domain-containing protein, with amino-acid sequence MALFPSTAEINLRQRDLVYLLPGGLLVLGGVLLFHLLTLPDQVRGFFAYYPALVLSLGLFLSWRFNHTRLFFALVLLTLTDLCLRRFPDGETSVLVIAAAEFLIPLNLAMISFFVERGLLSRPGLLRAGMIAAQPFCLYLAYLASPAALSNFLIGKPLPWTVLDRLPLAQIPLAGLLLGGGILFFRFPRHPSAIDGGFLWALVAAIVPLAAGVSGETLTLWFATSGLILTVSLVESSHRMAYRDELTGLPARRALSEELLKVGRTYTIAMVDIDHFKKVNDTHGHDVGDQILKMVATQIEEVRGGGRPYRFGGEEFTVFFPNKSAREALPHLEELRHSIEMSGFTLRDVGRPKEKPEEPIKSGGGKKLKVTASIGVAERNNFNLTPEAVLKAADKALYRAKEQGRNCVVRSGAKNS; translated from the coding sequence ATGGCACTCTTCCCTTCGACCGCTGAAATCAACCTGCGCCAGCGGGACCTCGTCTATCTCCTCCCCGGCGGGCTGCTGGTTCTGGGCGGCGTCCTCCTCTTTCATCTCCTCACCCTCCCCGACCAGGTCCGCGGCTTCTTTGCCTACTACCCCGCCCTGGTGCTGTCGCTCGGACTCTTTCTCAGCTGGCGCTTCAATCACACCCGACTCTTCTTTGCACTGGTTCTTTTGACCCTGACCGACCTGTGCCTGCGCCGCTTTCCGGACGGTGAAACCAGCGTGCTCGTCATTGCTGCTGCCGAATTCCTCATCCCTCTGAATCTGGCGATGATCAGCTTCTTTGTCGAACGCGGCTTACTTTCCCGGCCCGGGCTGCTGCGCGCCGGGATGATCGCAGCGCAACCTTTTTGCCTTTATCTCGCATATCTTGCCAGCCCCGCGGCTCTCAGCAACTTCCTGATCGGCAAACCTCTCCCCTGGACGGTTCTCGATCGTCTGCCCCTGGCACAGATCCCTTTGGCTGGGCTCCTCCTCGGGGGCGGAATTTTATTCTTCCGTTTCCCGCGCCACCCCTCGGCGATCGACGGCGGCTTCCTCTGGGCACTGGTTGCCGCTATCGTCCCCCTCGCCGCCGGGGTCTCCGGAGAGACGTTGACCCTCTGGTTCGCCACCTCCGGACTGATCCTCACCGTCTCGCTGGTCGAATCATCGCACCGCATGGCCTATCGTGACGAATTGACCGGTCTGCCGGCGCGGCGGGCGCTGAGCGAGGAATTACTCAAGGTCGGACGCACCTACACCATCGCCATGGTCGATATCGATCATTTCAAGAAGGTCAATGACACGCATGGTCATGACGTCGGTGATCAGATCCTGAAGATGGTCGCGACGCAGATAGAGGAGGTCCGCGGCGGCGGCCGCCCCTATCGCTTCGGCGGCGAAGAGTTTACCGTCTTCTTTCCGAACAAAAGTGCGCGGGAAGCGCTGCCCCACCTCGAAGAGTTACGGCATAGCATCGAGATGAGTGGCTTTACCCTGCGCGACGTCGGCCGGCCCAAAGAGAAACCGGAGGAACCGATTAAAAGCGGCGGAGGAAAGAAATTGAAGGTGACAGCGAGTATCGGCGTAGCCGAACGCAACAACTTCAATCTCACCCCGGAGGCGGTCCTCAAGGCCGCAGACAAAGCCCTGTATCGGGCCAAGGAGCAGGGGCGCAACTGCGTGGTTCGATCCGGCGCGAAGAACAGCTGA
- a CDS encoding acetylornithine deacetylase yields the protein MSGDPRLDLVWSAINPQRLRQHLLEMIDIYSPSGKEEDIQLYLEGVLQAAGLSVQRQLVEDDRYNLIATLGSTPPQFYLVGHVDTVPAWDLDDYEAKEEWGIVRGLGSADMKGGCAAMLEAFLSLATLPLDAQPAVGLLLVVGEEENGDGSERFLESCTPTWVVIGEPTSLSPCFGHYGYVEAQLVTRGRRSHSSLPELGHNAVESMLQILLQLGQAPLFARDNLQVFYSIRELSSSRAGFVVPDRCEALIDLHLAPEISPDQVKAAISEQLAGAGDAIPDLHLEVTFDFSASGYQLAAHQWLEQVLEKIYPKLNLPLQLTPFRSHSDGNLFFAAGVQPLILGPGSLETAHTNEEQTSLAEVEAAARIYAAICLGVPRA from the coding sequence ATGAGCGGCGATCCGCGTCTCGATCTGGTCTGGAGTGCCATCAACCCGCAGCGACTGCGACAGCACCTGCTGGAGATGATCGATATCTATTCCCCTTCCGGCAAGGAGGAGGATATCCAGCTTTATCTCGAAGGGGTCTTGCAGGCAGCCGGTCTCAGCGTGCAGCGACAACTCGTCGAGGATGATCGTTATAATCTCATCGCCACCTTGGGGAGCACCCCGCCGCAGTTCTATCTGGTCGGGCATGTCGATACCGTACCGGCCTGGGATCTTGACGATTACGAAGCCAAGGAGGAATGGGGGATTGTGCGGGGGCTGGGGAGTGCCGATATGAAGGGGGGGTGTGCCGCCATGCTCGAAGCCTTTCTGTCTCTGGCGACTTTGCCGTTAGATGCGCAGCCGGCGGTCGGCCTGTTGCTGGTGGTCGGTGAAGAAGAGAACGGTGACGGCAGTGAGCGCTTTTTAGAGAGTTGTACCCCGACCTGGGTGGTGATCGGCGAACCGACCTCACTCTCACCCTGTTTCGGTCATTACGGTTATGTCGAGGCGCAGCTCGTCACCAGGGGGCGACGAAGCCATTCTTCGCTGCCGGAACTCGGGCATAACGCCGTCGAGTCGATGTTGCAGATCCTGCTGCAACTCGGGCAGGCCCCCCTCTTTGCCCGCGATAATCTCCAGGTCTTTTATTCGATCCGCGAACTGAGCTCGTCCCGCGCCGGCTTTGTCGTCCCGGATCGCTGCGAAGCCCTCATCGATCTCCATCTCGCCCCGGAGATCTCTCCGGATCAGGTGAAAGCAGCGATCAGCGAGCAGTTGGCCGGGGCCGGCGATGCCATCCCCGATCTCCATCTTGAGGTCACTTTTGATTTCTCTGCCAGTGGCTACCAGTTAGCGGCGCATCAATGGCTGGAGCAGGTGCTGGAAAAGATCTATCCCAAGCTCAATCTCCCCCTGCAACTCACCCCGTTCCGTTCTCATTCTGACGGCAATCTCTTCTTTGCTGCCGGTGTGCAGCCGTTGATCCTCGGGCCGGGCTCGCTGGAGACTGCCCACACCAATGAAGAGCAGACCTCTCTCGCCGAAGTCGAAGCGGCGGCGCGGATTTACGCCGCCATTTGTCTCGGCGTCCCCCGGGCTTAA
- a CDS encoding 1-acyl-sn-glycerol-3-phosphate acyltransferase, which yields MKVSLLRRFWVTFVATTIGLYASGCNRFRTKGSEHIPRQGGVLFAANHISGYETVLIPWAILKIQPWQMIWAPAKEELFNHPFLRWFFVSLGAFPVKRGRDVRATAVLSKLLKTEKVMLFPEGTRRPDGSLGKGNRGVGKLIYDARPVVIPVALTGLNHWRFPGIGQRGKAHFGPPLDLSDLYLLDDHKETHQMIVERVMAAIADGLVKSTTPSPSLKKEGRF from the coding sequence GTGAAAGTTTCACTCCTGCGTCGATTCTGGGTGACATTCGTTGCCACCACCATCGGCCTCTACGCTTCCGGCTGCAATCGCTTTCGCACCAAAGGGAGCGAACATATCCCGCGTCAGGGCGGCGTTCTCTTTGCCGCCAATCATATCTCCGGCTACGAAACCGTCCTTATCCCCTGGGCGATTCTCAAAATACAGCCGTGGCAGATGATCTGGGCTCCAGCCAAAGAAGAACTCTTCAACCACCCCTTCCTCCGTTGGTTTTTCGTTTCTCTCGGCGCTTTCCCGGTCAAACGAGGTCGCGATGTGCGGGCGACCGCCGTTCTCAGCAAACTGTTGAAGACCGAGAAGGTCATGCTCTTCCCGGAAGGGACGCGCCGACCCGATGGCTCGCTCGGCAAAGGGAATCGCGGCGTTGGCAAGCTGATTTACGATGCCCGACCGGTCGTCATCCCGGTCGCTCTCACCGGATTGAATCACTGGCGCTTCCCCGGCATCGGCCAACGCGGCAAAGCACACTTCGGCCCGCCTCTCGATCTGAGCGATCTTTATCTCCTCGACGACCATAAAGAGACGCATCAAATGATCGTCGAGCGGGTGATGGCGGCGATTGCAGATGGACTAGTTAAATCGACCACCCCCAGCCCCTCCTTAAAAAAGGAGGGGCGCTTTTGA
- a CDS encoding acetyl-CoA synthase subunit gamma codes for MPQITSELTLSDHLGACKARWGIGRMHYLVPPGLYAIGTPDAEAPVLVTANYKMSYDILRQTLRGRNVWLLVLETFGVNVWCAAGKGTFGTSELLTQISATNLAAIVSHRQLILPILGAPGVAAHEVKKQSGFTVRYGTIRAADLPAYLDNGLVTTMAMRELTFSLYERLVLLPVEIVHAAKSATIITLILFLLGFFSSGSVAASRMIFAYLGALYTGIVIGPLLLPWLPGRSFAVKGASVGLLWALLYYQLLGDDWSIPQTLAAFLALPAVSAFYTLNFTGCTTYTSPNGVKKDMRLAMPLMGLAILVGGILLAVGHWLPGKG; via the coding sequence GTGCCGCAGATCACCAGTGAACTGACCCTGAGTGATCATCTCGGCGCCTGCAAAGCACGCTGGGGAATCGGCCGGATGCACTATCTTGTCCCCCCCGGACTTTATGCCATCGGCACCCCGGATGCAGAGGCGCCGGTTCTGGTCACTGCCAACTATAAGATGAGTTACGACATCCTGCGCCAGACCCTGCGCGGCCGCAATGTCTGGCTGCTGGTGCTGGAGACCTTCGGCGTCAATGTCTGGTGTGCAGCTGGCAAAGGAACCTTCGGCACCAGTGAACTGCTGACACAAATCAGCGCCACCAACCTCGCGGCTATCGTCAGCCATCGGCAGTTGATCCTGCCGATCCTCGGCGCACCAGGGGTGGCAGCCCACGAGGTGAAGAAACAGAGCGGCTTCACGGTCCGCTACGGGACCATCCGTGCCGCCGATCTCCCTGCCTACCTCGACAACGGTTTGGTGACGACCATGGCGATGCGGGAGCTGACCTTCAGCCTCTACGAACGGCTCGTCCTCCTCCCGGTCGAGATCGTCCATGCCGCGAAATCGGCGACGATCATCACCCTGATCCTCTTCCTCCTCGGCTTCTTCAGCAGCGGCAGCGTCGCTGCCAGCCGGATGATCTTCGCCTATCTCGGCGCCCTTTACACCGGTATCGTTATCGGACCTCTGCTCCTCCCCTGGCTGCCGGGGCGGAGCTTTGCCGTCAAAGGCGCCAGCGTCGGCTTGCTTTGGGCGCTCCTTTACTATCAATTACTCGGCGACGACTGGAGTATCCCCCAGACGCTGGCAGCCTTTCTTGCCCTGCCGGCCGTGAGTGCTTTTTACACTCTCAACTTCACCGGCTGCACGACCTACACTTCTCCGAACGGGGTCAAAAAGGATATGCGGCTGGCGATGCCGCTCATGGGTCTAGCAATTCTGGTCGGCGGTATACTGCTGGCTGTCGGTCACTGGCTGCCCGGGAAAGGATAA
- a CDS encoding 4-hydroxybenzoyl-CoA thioesterase — protein sequence MAVRDYECDLQGVVNNAVYQNYLEHARHEYLKTLGIDFSSLTAQGINLVVTRVEIDYRTSLTSGDTFVVEVVMVRASPVRITFLQTIYRQPDHKLIVKAQVTGTAVGANGRPKLPPELTAHLASQ from the coding sequence ATGGCGGTGCGCGATTACGAATGCGACCTGCAAGGGGTGGTGAACAACGCCGTTTACCAGAACTATCTGGAACATGCCCGCCACGAATACCTCAAAACGCTCGGCATCGACTTTTCTTCTCTGACAGCGCAGGGCATTAATCTGGTGGTGACACGGGTCGAGATCGATTACAGAACCTCCCTGACCAGCGGCGACACCTTTGTCGTCGAAGTGGTGATGGTGCGGGCTTCGCCGGTGCGAATCACTTTTCTGCAAACGATCTATCGCCAACCCGACCATAAATTGATCGTCAAGGCGCAGGTCACCGGCACCGCCGTCGGCGCCAACGGCCGCCCGAAACTACCGCCGGAACTGACCGCACACCTGGCTTCGCAATGA